A genome region from Choloepus didactylus isolate mChoDid1 chromosome 12, mChoDid1.pri, whole genome shotgun sequence includes the following:
- the LOC119506743 gene encoding UPF0688 protein C1orf174 homolog → MTLVPPRQVTAKAFTSVITGLCVTVARQRLTMACPCQNTEPVQKHLKTAPQCGMSALETGKAQKPPLQMDNSVFLDNDNNQPIPVSRFFGNVELT, encoded by the coding sequence ATGACGCTCGTGCCCCCACGCCAAGTGACGGCGAAGGCTTTCACCTCAGTCATCACGGGGTTGTGTGTGACCGTTGCTCGACAAAGATTGACAATGGCCTGTCCCTGCCAAAATACAGAGCCAGTACAGAAGCATCTGAAAACAGCTCCACAGTGTGGGATGTCAGCATTGGAGACAGGGAAAGCTCAGAAGCCACCACTTCAGATGGACAACAGTGTCTTTCTAGACAACGACAATAATCAGCCAATTCCAGTGAGTCGATTCTTTGGAAATGTTGAACTCACCTAG